In Dehalococcoidales bacterium, a genomic segment contains:
- a CDS encoding ABC transporter permease — protein sequence MGENQRVSREAEREPKSHPLLIDVFIRLFREKPLGTIGGAIVLILFLTAVFADVLAPYGYDEMLLSDRLQPSSPQHLLGTDNLGQDILSRIIFGARISMYVGLGGATLEIIVAMLIGLISGFFSGKTDLIIQRFVDAWMCFPPLFIYLTVMAVLGPGLIQVILVLGISTGIRSSRVVRSAVIGIRENVYVEAARAIGAPNIRILTRHILPNVMAPVIIIFTLAMGQMILAEATLSFLGFGIPPPMPSWGGMLSGRGRSYMLQAPWMALWPGLALAIVVYGINMLGDAIRDLLDPRLRGGLGRYSGIKRKMPKPSI from the coding sequence ATGGGTGAGAACCAGAGAGTATCCCGGGAAGCGGAGAGAGAACCAAAGAGTCATCCCTTGCTGATTGATGTATTCATCAGGCTGTTCAGGGAGAAACCCCTGGGTACTATAGGCGGTGCCATCGTCCTGATACTTTTTCTTACCGCTGTCTTCGCTGATGTGCTGGCTCCTTATGGATACGATGAAATGCTGCTGTCCGACCGGCTTCAACCCTCCTCTCCGCAGCACCTTCTGGGGACGGATAACCTGGGGCAGGACATACTGAGCCGCATTATTTTTGGAGCCCGTATCTCCATGTATGTTGGACTGGGAGGGGCAACTCTGGAGATAATTGTCGCGATGCTGATAGGCCTTATTTCAGGGTTCTTTTCCGGTAAGACTGACCTGATAATACAGCGGTTTGTTGATGCCTGGATGTGCTTTCCACCTCTTTTCATTTATTTAACTGTAATGGCTGTTCTGGGACCGGGACTGATACAGGTGATACTTGTACTGGGAATCTCTACCGGTATCCGCAGCTCAAGGGTGGTCAGAAGCGCGGTTATCGGCATTAGAGAAAATGTATATGTAGAAGCGGCCAGGGCTATCGGCGCCCCGAATATAAGAATACTTACCCGTCATATTCTCCCCAATGTTATGGCTCCGGTGATTATCATATTTACCCTGGCGATGGGGCAGATGATTCTGGCGGAAGCTACCCTGAGCTTTCTCGGTTTCGGTATTCCTCCGCCGATGCCCAGCTGGGGAGGTATGCTCAGTGGCAGGGGGCGCTCTTATATGCTACAGGCCCCATGGATGGCGCTGTGGCCCGGTCTGGCACTGGCTATTGTGGTCTATGGTATCAATATGCTGGGAGATGCCATAAGGGATTTGCTGGACCCGAGGCTGAGGGGTGGACTGGGACGATATTCAGGAATAAAGAGAAAAATGCCTAAACCGTCAATCTGA
- a CDS encoding ABC transporter permease, with product MHAYIIRRLLLMLPSLLMVTLIVFFLVRFIPGDVIDIMVVEMTQATGAGAAEKTAEALRTQLGLDKPVYLQYWEWLTDVLRGDLGSSLWTRRSVGSDILRRLPVSSELGILGMTIALIMALPIGVYSAIRQDTAGDYFGRSLAILFISVPYFWLGTVIVVYPSVWWGWMPPMRYIPLVDNPVGNLKQFIIPAFVVGTVFTGTIMRMTRTMMLEVLRQDYIRTAWAKGLSERVIVLRHALKNALIPVVTILGMQLPIVIAGAVVTETIFALPGIGFYLLEAIGRRDYPVISGINLIVASFVVVINLLVDITYAYLDPRIHYK from the coding sequence ATGCATGCTTATATAATCAGAAGATTGCTGCTAATGCTTCCTTCTCTGCTCATGGTGACCCTGATCGTTTTTTTCCTGGTCCGCTTCATCCCCGGCGATGTCATCGATATAATGGTAGTAGAGATGACGCAGGCAACCGGTGCCGGGGCAGCGGAAAAAACGGCTGAGGCTCTTAGAACCCAGTTGGGACTGGATAAACCGGTTTACCTCCAGTACTGGGAATGGTTGACAGATGTTCTCCGGGGTGACCTCGGCTCATCCCTGTGGACACGGCGGTCTGTGGGCTCTGATATACTCAGACGGCTCCCGGTATCCTCTGAGCTAGGGATTCTGGGTATGACCATAGCGCTAATAATGGCTCTGCCCATAGGTGTATATTCGGCAATACGGCAGGACACCGCCGGTGACTATTTTGGTCGCAGCCTTGCCATACTCTTTATCTCCGTTCCTTACTTCTGGCTGGGAACCGTAATCGTCGTCTACCCCTCGGTATGGTGGGGCTGGATGCCACCGATGAGGTATATCCCGCTGGTTGATAATCCGGTAGGAAATTTGAAACAGTTTATAATACCGGCTTTCGTGGTCGGTACCGTATTCACCGGGACGATCATGAGGATGACGCGTACCATGATGCTGGAGGTTCTAAGGCAGGACTATATCCGGACGGCCTGGGCCAAGGGACTCAGCGAGCGGGTGATTGTCCTGCGTCATGCCCTGAAGAACGCTCTAATTCCGGTGGTCACCATATTAGGTATGCAGTTGCCTATTGTCATTGCCGGCGCTGTGGTTACCGAGACAATATTCGCTTTACCCGGGATAGGCTTTTATCTGCTTGAAGCTATCGGCCGCAGAGATTACCCGGTGATTTCCGGAATAAACCTGATAGTGGCTAGTTTTGTGGTGGTCATTAATCTGCTGGTCGATATAACCTATGCCTATCTGGACCCCAGAATTCACTATAAATAA